Below is a genomic region from Pseudoruegeria sp. SHC-113.
CGCCTTCTGCTGGTGGACGAACCCGCCGCCGGGATGACGCTGGCCGAGCGCGAACACACCACCGACCTGCTGCGCGAGGCCGCGAAAACCCGCGCCGTTGTCGTGGTGGAGCACGACATGGAGTTCGTGCGCAGGCTTGATTGCAAGGTCACCGTTCTGCACGAGGGCTCGGTTCTGGCCGAGGGTTCGATTGATCACGTCACCCAAGATCCGCAAGTGATCGAAGTCTACCTGGGGCGCTAAACCATGCTGCACACCAAAGATCTCACCCTGCATTATTCCGGCTCACAGATCCTCTACGGGATCGACATGGCCGCCGAGCGCGGGCAGGTGACCTGCGTGATGGGCACCAACGGCGTGGGCAAAACCAGCCTTTTGAAGGCGCTGTCGGGCACCCATCACCGCTCTGGCGGGCAATACACGCTGGATGGCGAGGCGATCGCCAAGCCCCCCGCCCATGCGCTGGCGCGCAAAGGGGTGGCCTATGTGCCGCAGGGCCGTGACATCTTCCCGCTGATGACGGTGCGCGAGAACCTTGAAACCGGCTTTGGCTGCATCCCGAAAGAGGAGCGCTTCGTGCCGGAGCAGATTTTCGAGCTCTTCCCGGTGCTGAAGGAAATGGAGAGCCGCCGGGGCGGCGATCTCTCGGGCGGGCAGCAACAACAACTCGCTATCGGCCGCGCCCTTATCGCCCAGCCCAAGCTCCTGCTGCTGGATGAGCCCACCGAGGGCATCCAGCCCAACATCATTCAGCAGATCGGCCGGGTGATCGAATACCTGCGCGACGAGGGCAAGATGGCCATCGTGCTGGTGGAGCAGTATTTCGAATTCGCCTACGGGCTGGCCGATGAGTTCTTCGTGCTCACGCGCGGAGCCGTCTCGCTGTCCGGTTCCAAGGCGAGCCTCGCCAAGGAAGAGGTGATGGCTTCGGTTTCGGTTTAGGCAGACGGTAACGTCACCTCCATGTACTGAGGGCGGCCCCGACCACGGGTGGGGGCTGCCCGGCGGTGCCGCCGGGCGACAGGTTTCCGTTCAGCCCTCTGGCCAATCCGAATGTGATGGGAAATAGTCGCCCCAAGTGAAGGGGAGGCCAGCCGGATGCTAATCGAGGAGTTGCGCGCCGCATTGGGCGCGAAAGGGGTGCTGTCTGGCGCGGATGCCGCGCCCTATGGCGAGGATTGGACGGGCAAATACAAGACCCATCCGCTGGCCGTGGCCCGCCCGGCGAACACGGCGGAAGTCTCTGAAACGGTGAAAATCGCCGCGCGCCACGGGGTGGCCGTGGTGCCCCTATCTGGCCGCACCGGGCTTGTAGGCGGCGGGGCCGCCGAGGGCGCGCTGGTGCTCTCGCTGGAGCGGATGAACCGCGTGCGCGAGATCCGCCCGGCAGCGCGGCTTGCGGTTGTGGAGGCCGGGGTGATCCTTTCGGCCCTGCACGCCGCCACCGAGCCCCACGGCCTCACCTTCCCGATGACCTTCGGCGCGAAGGACAGCGCCATGCTGGGCGGGCTGATGTCCACCAACGCGGGCGGCTCCAACGTGCTGCGCTATGGCAATACCCGCGCGCTGGTGCTGGGGATCGAGGTGGTGCTGCCCGATGGCCGCGTGCTCGATGCGATGAGCGAGCTGCACAAGGACAATTCCGGCTATGATCTGAAGGATCTCTTCATCGGCGCGGAAGGCACGCTGGGGATCATCACGGCAGCCGTGGTGAAGCTCGTGGAACTCCCTGCCCATCGCGGTACCGCCTTCGTGGGGCTGGAGCGGCTGGACGCGGCGCTGGATCTGCTGAACCGGCTGCGAAGCGCCACCGGCGGCGCCGTGGAGGCTTTCGAGTATATGCCCGAAGGCTACATGGCGCTGTACCGCAAGCTCTTCCCGCAAGCCCAGCCGCCGCTCGCCGATCTGCACCCGGTGCATATCCTCGTGGAGGTCGGCGCGGCCACGGAAGATGTGCCGGAGAAAATGACGGAGGTTCTGGCTGAGATGCTGGAGGACGGCACACTCACAGATGCCGCCATCGCCCAGAACGCCGCCCAGCGAACCGCACTCTGGCGGGTGCGCGAAAGTGCGGCAGAGCTGGCCTTCCACCGCCGCCCCTTCGTGGACAGCGATATTTCGGTGCCGCTCGACAAGGTGGCAGCCTTCCTTGAGGCCTACGACGCCCGCCTGCCCGCCATCGATCCGGGCGCTGAGACGCTCGTGGTGTCCCACCTGGGAGATGGCAACATCCACCATACGATCTGGCCCGCCAACGAAGATCCGGCGGTGCATGACGCTCTGCGCGCGCTTGTGGAGGAGATCACCGGCGAGCTGCGCGGCAGTTTCTCGGCGGAGCACGGCATCGGCCATTCCAAGCAGAACACGATGACCCGGCGCAAGGATCCGGTGGCGGTGAGCGTGATGCGCGCGGTGAAGGCGGCGCTGGACCCGGAGAACCGGATGAACCCCGGCAAGGTGCTGCCGAAAGACTAGAGGCGATCCGCCCGGCGGCACGCCGGGCAGCCCCCGCCCGCCCCCAAGGCGGGGGCTTTCAGCCCCCACCTACGGGCTGGGGCCGCCCTATCCGCCTTGGTAGCGCACTTCCGCCGCGCCAAGCCCCTCTATCTCCACTCGGCAGCTTTGCCCCGGCTTGATCGGCCCCACACCCGCAGGTGTGCCAGTGAAAATCAGATCCCCCGGCGCCAGCGCCACCAGCCGCGATAGATGCGCGATCACATCGGCCACCGGCCAGATCTGCTCCGCCAGATCACCGGACTGCCGCAGCTCGCCCCCGACGTGGGCCGTGATCCGCCCCGCCGCCGGATGGCCGACCTCCGCCACAGGCCGCAACGCGCCGCAGAGCGCCGAGGCGTCAAAGCCTTTCGCCATATCCCATGGCCTGCGCGCGGCCTTGGCCTCGGCCTGCAGATCGCGCCGCGTCAGATCATTGCCGGGCGCATAGCCCCAGACATGGGAGAGCGCGTCCTCTCGCGTGATGTCCTGCCCGCCACGGCCGATGGCCACCACCAGTTCGGCCTCATGGTGCAGGTCTTCGGTGGCCACCGGAAAGGGCAGTTCCGCGCCGTCCTCCACAAGGCTGTCGGCTGGTTTGGTGAAGAAGAACGGCGGCTCCCGGTCAGGGTCATTGCCCATTTCGCGGGCGTGTTCGGCGTAGTTGCGCCCCACGCAGAAGATCCGGCGCACCGGGAAACGGGCGCTTGATCCGGCAACGGCAACACTGGGCGGCGCAGGCGGGGCGAAAACGAAGGCATCAGACATGAAAAAAGGGCTCCCTCTGGAAGCCCCCTTGTGCCAAGCCGACGCCCGGCCTTCAAGCCATGGGGATCAGGCGGGCCCGTTCACCGAACAGACGCCGTTGCGCGCCACGATGCGCTTGCAGGCCAGATCGGCCTTGCCTTCGCTCAAGCCCCGGAACTGCGCTTCGAAGCCCTTGGAGGATTTCACCACCGTACGCTGCGCGCCGTCCAGCGAGCCGATCTCGTCCAGCGCCGTCTGAAGCAGCGCCTTCTCCGCGAGATACTGCGAGGAATAGAGCCCCACCGTCACGCTGTAGCGCTTCTCACCATCCAGCGAAGCCCGCGTGATCACGCGCTGCACTGAGTCAAACAGCCGCCCCTCGGGCTTCACGGACGCAAGCGTCACCTCTTCCGGGCGCGTCACCGGTGTGACTTCCACCGCCGCAGGCAGGCCTTCCTTGCGCAGGCGCGATTCATCATAGGTGGCGTCCTGCGCCTCCTGCACAGCTTCCTCGATGTCGTCCTTCAACGCGAGCAGCAGCGCATCCTTGCCGGTGCCGGGCCGCGGCTTGGGCCGCAGACTCGTTTTCACCGCCGTCACATCGCGTTTGATCACGCCGCCCGCATCCGCCAGCGCGTAATTGGGCGCGCCCGGCTTGCGGACCGTGGCGTTGGACGGTGCCTTGCGGAAGCCCAGATCCAGAAGCTCGGCCACCCGCGCGTTGCGCGTGGCGGTGGAGCGGCCTCCGAACACCGTGGCGATCACCCGCTCGTTGCCCCGTTCGGCGGAGGCCACGAGGTTGAAGCCAGCGGCGCGGGTGTAGCCCGTCTTGATGCCATCGGCACCCTTGTAGGCGTCCAGAAGGCGGCGGTTGGTGTTGTTCACCGTCTTGATCCCGGCATCCGTGGAGCGACGGGAGAAGAGGTTGTAATATTGGGGATAATCGTAGAACAGTCGCCGCCCGAGGATCGTCATGTCGTGGGCGGTGGAGAGGTGGCCTTCCTCGGTCAGGCCGTGGGCGTTCTTGAAATTGGTGCGCGTCATGCCCAGCGCCTTGGCGGTGCGGTTCATGCGGCGGGCAAAGGCCGCCTCGCTGCCTTCGATGGCCTCGCCGATGGCGGTGGCGGCGTCATTGGCCGATTTGACCGACGCCGCCCGCACGAGGTATCTGAGCTGGATTTTCTGCCCCGAGCGCAGCCCCAGTTTGGAGGGCGGCTCGGCGGCGGCCTTGGACGAGATCCGCACCATCGTGTCCATGGAGATCTCGCCGTTCTTCACCGCCTCAAAGGCAATGTAGAGCGTCATCATCTTGGTGAGCGAGGCCGGGTGCAAGCGGGTGTCGGCGTTTTCGGAATGCAGAACTTCGCCCGTTCGGGCGTCGATCACCATGGCCGCATAGGGCGCGGAAAGCGCCATGAACGGCACCATCAGCACAACCCAAAGGAGTGCCACAGGAATCGAGTAACTACGGAAGTACCGCTGGAGACGCTGTCCCACGTCGCTTGCCTCTCATCTGCCTCAAACCGCCGTGTTTTCACGGTCAGCCATTTTTTATGCTTGGATGTAGGTTAACATAGCCCCCGCCACGGGAAAACCCATTTGTTTCTTGGCAGATAGGCCGGTTGTCAACGCGCGTTTCCAAAATCTAGGGGGCAGCGCCACCTCACCCCCAAGATGTACCCTTACGCGGGGGCAGATTGATCGCAAACCCCTAAAAAGACTGTATCAAACCCGGCAACAAACCCAGATCGGCGATCTCCCGGAAGCGCGCGTGGCTGCCGGGCGCTTCGCCCTGC
It encodes:
- the urtE gene encoding urea ABC transporter ATP-binding subunit UrtE, with the translated sequence MLHTKDLTLHYSGSQILYGIDMAAERGQVTCVMGTNGVGKTSLLKALSGTHHRSGGQYTLDGEAIAKPPAHALARKGVAYVPQGRDIFPLMTVRENLETGFGCIPKEERFVPEQIFELFPVLKEMESRRGGDLSGGQQQQLAIGRALIAQPKLLLLDEPTEGIQPNIIQQIGRVIEYLRDEGKMAIVLVEQYFEFAYGLADEFFVLTRGAVSLSGSKASLAKEEVMASVSV
- a CDS encoding fumarylacetoacetate hydrolase family protein, with protein sequence MSDAFVFAPPAPPSVAVAGSSARFPVRRIFCVGRNYAEHAREMGNDPDREPPFFFTKPADSLVEDGAELPFPVATEDLHHEAELVVAIGRGGQDITREDALSHVWGYAPGNDLTRRDLQAEAKAARRPWDMAKGFDASALCGALRPVAEVGHPAAGRITAHVGGELRQSGDLAEQIWPVADVIAHLSRLVALAPGDLIFTGTPAGVGPIKPGQSCRVEIEGLGAAEVRYQGG
- a CDS encoding D-alanyl-D-alanine carboxypeptidase family protein, with translation MVPFMALSAPYAAMVIDARTGEVLHSENADTRLHPASLTKMMTLYIAFEAVKNGEISMDTMVRISSKAAAEPPSKLGLRSGQKIQLRYLVRAASVKSANDAATAIGEAIEGSEAAFARRMNRTAKALGMTRTNFKNAHGLTEEGHLSTAHDMTILGRRLFYDYPQYYNLFSRRSTDAGIKTVNNTNRRLLDAYKGADGIKTGYTRAAGFNLVASAERGNERVIATVFGGRSTATRNARVAELLDLGFRKAPSNATVRKPGAPNYALADAGGVIKRDVTAVKTSLRPKPRPGTGKDALLLALKDDIEEAVQEAQDATYDESRLRKEGLPAAVEVTPVTRPEEVTLASVKPEGRLFDSVQRVITRASLDGEKRYSVTVGLYSSQYLAEKALLQTALDEIGSLDGAQRTVVKSSKGFEAQFRGLSEGKADLACKRIVARNGVCSVNGPA
- a CDS encoding FAD-binding oxidoreductase; this translates as MLIEELRAALGAKGVLSGADAAPYGEDWTGKYKTHPLAVARPANTAEVSETVKIAARHGVAVVPLSGRTGLVGGGAAEGALVLSLERMNRVREIRPAARLAVVEAGVILSALHAATEPHGLTFPMTFGAKDSAMLGGLMSTNAGGSNVLRYGNTRALVLGIEVVLPDGRVLDAMSELHKDNSGYDLKDLFIGAEGTLGIITAAVVKLVELPAHRGTAFVGLERLDAALDLLNRLRSATGGAVEAFEYMPEGYMALYRKLFPQAQPPLADLHPVHILVEVGAATEDVPEKMTEVLAEMLEDGTLTDAAIAQNAAQRTALWRVRESAAELAFHRRPFVDSDISVPLDKVAAFLEAYDARLPAIDPGAETLVVSHLGDGNIHHTIWPANEDPAVHDALRALVEEITGELRGSFSAEHGIGHSKQNTMTRRKDPVAVSVMRAVKAALDPENRMNPGKVLPKD